In one Candidatus Nanopelagicus limnes genomic region, the following are encoded:
- the nuoL gene encoding NADH-quinone oxidoreductase subunit L: MQTSENLLWLIALPLFSSAILLLAGKRANSWGHIMGTIVSASTFTIGVVEFFAMQGRPEESRAVTQKLFTWISVGSFNVDASLLLDQLSICFVLLITGVGTLIHVYSIAYMSHDLDRRRFFAYLNLFIASMLLLVLGDSYLNLYVGWEGVGLASYLLIGFWNQKPAYATAAKKAFVANRVGDVGLSLAIMIAFATFGDVSFAGMKENVDQASSTQLTAIGLMLLLAACGKSAQFPLQSWLGDAMAGPTPVSALIHAATMVTAGVYLITRSNFVFDEAPVAQLMVLIIGGITLLFGAIIGTAKDDIKKALAASTMSQIGYMILATGLGPIGYAFAIMHLLTHGFFKASMFLGAGSVMHGMKDEVNMRKYGGIGKFMPITALTFGLGYLAIIGVPPFAGFYSKDKIIETAFNEGGIKGLALGLATLLGAMITAFYMTRVVILTFFGNERWGHKDEPHESPALMLIPIGLLSVGSVGSGYLLSRGESLVHWLEPVVNPLKEHHKELLPPIVVSLMTLAVVAIGISIAVLKYRGDQLDKAPEKVSMLTKAARRDLFQDDFNEATLMRPGQSLVRNLLNIDYLFIDGLVRAVGSVSISTGNKLRTLQNGYVRSYALLMVIGALALIATIWAVTA, encoded by the coding sequence TAGCTGGAAAACGGGCTAATTCATGGGGCCACATCATGGGCACCATTGTTTCTGCCTCAACCTTCACAATCGGAGTAGTTGAGTTTTTCGCAATGCAAGGTCGGCCAGAGGAAAGCAGAGCAGTAACTCAAAAATTATTTACCTGGATATCGGTCGGCTCCTTTAATGTCGATGCCTCACTTCTTTTAGACCAATTATCAATTTGCTTTGTTCTTTTGATTACAGGTGTTGGCACGCTGATTCACGTTTATTCAATTGCTTATATGTCACATGATCTTGATCGACGCAGATTTTTTGCATATTTGAATTTGTTTATTGCGTCAATGCTGCTTCTAGTTTTAGGTGATTCTTATTTGAATTTGTATGTTGGATGGGAAGGCGTGGGATTAGCTTCCTATTTGTTAATCGGATTCTGGAATCAAAAACCAGCTTATGCAACCGCGGCGAAAAAAGCTTTTGTTGCGAATCGAGTTGGCGATGTTGGACTATCACTTGCAATAATGATTGCCTTTGCAACCTTTGGTGATGTTTCATTCGCTGGAATGAAGGAAAATGTTGATCAAGCATCCTCTACGCAGTTAACTGCTATTGGCTTAATGCTTTTGCTTGCTGCTTGCGGAAAATCAGCACAATTCCCATTGCAATCTTGGCTAGGAGATGCAATGGCAGGCCCAACTCCAGTTTCAGCTTTGATCCACGCTGCAACGATGGTAACTGCTGGCGTTTATTTGATTACTAGATCTAATTTTGTATTTGATGAAGCTCCTGTTGCACAACTAATGGTTTTAATCATTGGTGGAATAACACTTCTATTCGGCGCAATTATTGGTACAGCAAAAGATGATATTAAAAAAGCATTAGCAGCTTCTACGATGTCTCAAATTGGTTACATGATTTTAGCAACTGGGTTAGGCCCAATTGGATATGCATTTGCAATCATGCATTTATTAACTCACGGTTTCTTCAAGGCAAGTATGTTTTTAGGTGCCGGATCGGTTATGCATGGCATGAAGGATGAAGTGAACATGCGCAAATATGGCGGTATTGGAAAGTTTATGCCGATAACAGCATTAACTTTTGGTTTGGGATATTTGGCCATCATCGGAGTTCCACCATTCGCAGGCTTTTATTCAAAAGATAAAATCATTGAAACCGCATTTAATGAAGGTGGTATTAAAGGTTTAGCTTTGGGACTAGCCACTCTTTTGGGTGCAATGATCACCGCTTTCTATATGACTCGTGTTGTGATTTTAACTTTCTTCGGAAATGAAAGATGGGGCCATAAAGATGAGCCTCATGAAAGCCCAGCCCTGATGTTGATACCAATCGGATTACTCTCTGTGGGATCAGTGGGCTCTGGTTACCTTTTGTCTCGAGGAGAATCATTAGTTCATTGGCTAGAACCAGTTGTTAATCCATTAAAGGAACATCATAAAGAGTTACTACCACCAATTGTTGTCTCGCTAATGACATTAGCGGTTGTAGCAATTGGCATCTCAATTGCAGTACTCAAATATCGTGGTGATCAATTAGATAAGGCTCCAGAAAAAGTTTCGATGTTAACTAAAGCAGCTCGACGAGATTTATTCCAGGATGATTTCAACGAGGCAACTTTAATGCGTCCTGGACAATCTTTAGTAAGAAATCTATTAAACATTGATTACCTATTTATTGATGGTTTAGTTAGAGCAGTTGGCAGTGTTTCAATATCAACTGGTAATAAATTACGAACCCTGCAAAATGGT